One Homo sapiens chromosome 3, GRCh38.p14 Primary Assembly genomic window carries:
- the GP9 gene encoding platelet glycoprotein IX isoform X2, which yields MVRAFSWGGVSLCQARLCLILLITRDKNPQTREGMYHLKLPERLNQLLVTRSANTSLVGAEVLQGAAGPICKQISKRLAATSAVSHRVATQASARTFQARQEHLTKGFTAALTARPSTVSRDS from the exons ATGGTTAGGGCTTTCAGCTGGGGAGGGGTATCTTTGTGCCAAGCTAGACTGTGTTTAATCCTTTTAATCACAAGAGACAAAAATCCTCAGACACGAGAAG GCATGTATCACCTGAAATTGCCTGAGAGGCTCAACCAACTTTTAGTCACAAGATCTGCGAACACTTCCCTAGTGGGTGCTGAGGTTCTCCAAGGAGCTGCTGGGCCCATTTGCAAACAGATAAGCAAACGGCTGG CGGCCACCTCAGCTGTATCCCATAGAGTTGCCACCCAGGCCTCAGCCAGGACCTTTCAGGCCAGACAGGAGCACCTGACCAAAGGCTTCACAG CCGCCCTCACCGCCCGGCCTTCTACGGTGTCCAGAGACAGTTag
- the GP9 gene encoding platelet glycoprotein IX isoform X1: protein MPAWGALFLLWATAEATKDCPSPCTCRALETMGLWVDCRGHGLTALPALPARTRHLLLANNSLQSVPPGAFDHLPQLQTLDVTQNPWHCDCSLTYLRLWLEDRTPEALLQVRCASPSLAAHGPLGRLTGYQLGSCGWQLQASWVRPGVLWDVALVAVAALGLALLAGLLCATTEALD, encoded by the coding sequence ATGCCTGCCTGGGGAGCCCTGTTCCTGCTCTGGGCCACAGCAGAGGCCACCAAGGACTGCCCCAGCCCATGTACCTGCCGCGCCCTGGAAACCATGGGGCTGTGGGTGGACTGCAGGGGCCACGGACTCAcggccctgcctgccctgccgGCCCGCACCCGCCACCTTCTGCTGGCCAACAACAGCCTTCAGTCCGTGCCCCCGGGAGCCTTTGACCACCTGCCCCAGCTGCAGACCCTCGATGTGACGCAGAACCCCTGGCACTGTGACTGCAGCCTCACCTATCTGCGCCTCTGGCTGGAGGACCGCACGCCCGAGGCCCTGCTGCAGGTCCGCTGTGCCAGCCCCAGCCTCGCTGCCCATGGCCCGCTGGGCCGGCTGACAGGCTACCAGCTGGGCAGCTGTGGCTGGCAGCTGCAGGCGTCCTGGGTGCGCCCGGGGGTCTTGTGGGACGTGGCGCTGGTCGCCGTGGCCGCGCTGGGCCTGGCTCTTCTGGCTGGCCTGCTGTGTGCCACCACAGAGGCCCTGGATTGA